The following coding sequences lie in one Miscanthus floridulus cultivar M001 chromosome 9, ASM1932011v1, whole genome shotgun sequence genomic window:
- the LOC136480530 gene encoding uncharacterized protein codes for MAYFHADPAPFPEGLHRIDVQERKPMERVVLMRPRAKHQDLAIVSIHPMPEQQVTFQAIRDVVSDFLVNDQHVVFTDMQPTHLGQAYVRFRNAFDRDWLIQHGAYIFGNVKIIFVEHNKGRNWRATNFNRECLMLLLGYPPDFREDEYVVNTIYSFGRVISWVDDGRHLSRILVRARVVDLESIPQFLVLTEGTIAGGLPQDEDPAPGPNDFSPGGPFDLFGFGQNGPRPVAQPNQQGGPNLFHAGLGRANEGQDEQPADAVWAGWPDNVQEIPNLDLNADPENPPDINLNVVPDMQEMIIDPVNEEEEDEQLDQEALNPIQEELANVLNNPPPVEVDIPVFNAPAKNFLPLEIQEHDIMDDDEFASGRAKEFIQSNALLSCIDNGQKIGFSLPAACPVKAFPSCVSLTVATSEDTMAGQNGTEFIAEDVLVDPKEAPPVDDEILTEKTKKKRGTVMVESDVRRSPRIKINKNGFKDPICKDKACLGCNAKPPALSSKTIGKISSTLCDLDASQVTNAALSKKKKDKATPMGPAPPRRMKTLVPPKALSVHLARKRRGFLLPELSVTPFVVVGLLAHVLYWNIRGINAENKWESIRNKITESSYDIISIQETKRDTFDISYIRKFCPSSFDAFCFLPSIGASGGVLVVWKSSVFSGSEIFHNDFASSVEFSIHNNDPWILTSVYGPCDSEGKEAFMNWFENIQMPDDFDWLIVGDFNLYKKPEDRNREGGNVNDMLLY; via the exons ATGGCGTACTTTCACGCCGATCCTGCGCCTTTCCCCGAAGGCCTGCATCGCATTGATGTTCAAGAGCGCAAGCCTATGGAGAGAGTGGTTTTGATGCGTCCGCGAGCCAAGCACCAAGACTTGGCCATCGTCTCCATTCATCCTATGCCAGAGCAGCAGGTAACATTCCAGGCTATTCGGGATGTTGTTTCGGATTTCTTAGTGAATGATCAGCATGTTGTCTTCACGGATATGCAACCGACGCATCTTGGTCAAGCTTATGTTAGATTCAGAAATGCATTTGATAGAGATTGGTTGATCCAGCATGGTGCTTATATCTTTGGCAATGTCAAAATTATTTTTGTTGAGCATAATAAAGGGAGAAACTGGCGTGCTACCAATTTCAATAGAGAGTGTTTGATGCTCTTGTTGGGTTATCCACCAGATTTCCGGGAGGATGAGTATGTGGTCAATACAATCTATTCTTTTGGAAGAGTCATTTCCTGGGTAGATGATGGTAGGCATCTGTCAAGAATCTTGGTTAGGGCTCGTGTTGTTGATTTAGAGTCCATCCCGCAGTTTCTTGTGCTCACTGAAG GGACAATTGCTGGGGGGTTACCTCAGGATGAGGACCCTGCTCCTGGGCCTAATGATTTCTCTCCTGGGGGTCCCTTCGACTTGTTTGGATTCGGCCAGAATGGACCTAGGCCTGTTGCTCAGCCAAATCAACAGGGAGGGCCCAATCTGTTTCATGCTGGACTTGGGCGAGCAAATGAAGGACAGGATGAACAACCTGCTGATGCTGTTTGGGCAGGTTGGCCTGACAATGTTCAGGAAATCCCAAACCTAGACCTCAATGCGGATCCTGAGAATCCACCTGATATCAATCTCAATGTCGTCCCTGATATGCAGGAAATGATTATTGACCCT GTaaatgaagaggaggaagatgagcaaCTTGATCAGGAAGCCTTGAATCCCATCCAAGAAGAGCTAGCCAATGTCTTGAACAATCCTCCACCTGTTGAGGTGGACATTCCTGTCTTTAATGCACCTGCAAAAAATTTCTTACCTCTGGAAATTCAAGAACATGATATCatggatgatgatgaatttgcaAGTGG CCGAGCCAAGGAGTTCATTCAGTCTAATGCTCTCCTATCCTGCATTGACAATGGCCAAAAGATTGGATTCTCTTTGCCTGCTGCTTGCCCTGTGAAAGCTTTTCCTTCCTGTGTTTCCCTCACTGTTGCTACATCTGAAGATACGATGGCAGGCCAAAATGGGACAGAGTTCATAGCTGAAGATGTGTTAGTGGATCCCAAAGAAGCTCCTCCAGTTGATGATGAGATTCTGACAGAAAAGACCAAAAAGAAGAGGGGCACTGTTATGGTGGAAAGTGATGTTAGGAGGAGTCCCAGGATAAAGATCAATAAGAATGGCTTCAAGGATCCAATCTGCAAGGATAAGGCTTGCCTTGGCTGCAATGCTAAGCCCCCAGCCCTCTCCTCCAAGACTATCGGAAAAATTAGCTCCACTCTTTGTGATCTTGATGCCTCTCAAGTCACTAATGCAGCactcagcaagaagaagaaggataaagcAACTCCTATGGGACCTGCTCCCCCAAGAAGGATGAAGACCTTGGTGCCTCCCAAGGCGTTGTCAGTACActtggcaagaaaaagaagg GGATTCCTACTCCCTGAACTATCAGTTACCCCTTTTGTTGTTGTTGGTCTGTTGGCTCAT GTACTCTATTGGAACATCAGGGGTATCAACGCTGAAAATAAGTGGGAATCCATTAGAAATAAAATCACTGAGAGTAGCTATGATATCATTAGCATCCAGGAAACTAAGAGGGATACTTTTGATATTTCCTATATTAGAAAGTTTTGCCCTAGCTCCTTTGATGCTTTTTGTTTTCTTCCCTCCATTGGTGCTTCTGGTGGTGTCCTTGTTGTCTGGAAAAGCTCTGTGTTCTCTGGCAGTGAGATTTTTCACAATGACTTTGCAAGCTCAGTTGAGTTCTCCATTCACAACAATGATCCCTGGATTTTAACCTCTGTTTATGGACCCTGTGATAGTGAAGGCAAGGAGGCATTTATGAACTGGTTTGAGAATATCCAAATGCCAGATGATTTCGACTGGCTTATTGTTGGGGACTTCAACCTCTACAAAAAGCCTGAAGACAGAAATAGGGAAGGAGGGAATGTAAATGATATGCTTCTGTATTAA
- the LOC136480529 gene encoding agamous-like MADS-box protein AGL80, producing the protein MARKKVNLRWISNNATRRATYKRRYQALAKKAGELVTLCGIKICVVVYVDGQAQPEVWPSNSEAKNLLKKFKDMQDVGSFKKIQNQEEFLHSRTLRLHEQVSNLDHENHERETLVLLHDSLDGRCPSLVGTAKDELVSLRKMVEMKMSKAKARLQELVVEQGALLEPLQVTQPVSSSSYTQASPYTYNEMQSMAPLEEHQLQQDWPIASPDPNFGEIGTVLYSAFVGSSRDASGNGCEMMQPYNLGACSGLPWALY; encoded by the coding sequence ATGGCACGCAAGAAGGTGAATCTCCGGTGGATCTCCAACAATGCTACTCGGCGTGCAACGTACAAGAGACGCTACCAggccttggcaaaaaaggctgGTGAGCTCGTCACACTCTGTGGGATCAAGATCTGTGTGGTGGTCTATGTTGATGGCCAGGCCCAACCAGAGGTGTGGCCCTCTAATTCAGAGGCCAAGAATCTCCTCAAGAAATTCAAGGACATGCAAGATGTTGGCAGCTTCAAGAAGATACAAAATCAAGAGGAATTCCTCCACAGTCGCACGTTAAGGCTCCATGAGCAGGTGAGCAACTTGGACCATGAGAATCATGAGCGTGAGACCTTGGTCCTCTTGCATGATAGCTTGGATGGACGGTGCCCAAGCCTCGTTGGCACCGCCAAGGATGAGCTCGTTAGCCTTAGGAAGATGGTGGAGATGAAGATGAGCAAAGCCAAAGCACGACTCCAGGAGCTTGTCGTCGAGCAGGGAGCCCTGCTAGAGCCATTGCAGGTGACGCAACCAGTTTCATCCTCGTCATATACACAGGCTTCTCCCTACACCTACAACGAGATGCAAAGCATGGCACCACTAGAGGAACACCAGTTGCAGCAAGACTGGCCGATAGCCAGCCCAGACCCAAACTTTGGCGAGATTGGCACTGTGCTCTATAGTGCCTTTGTAGGCAGCAGCAGGGACGCTAGTGGCAATGGGTGTGaaatgatgcagccttacaaTCTGGGTGCTTGCTCAGGCCTCCCATGGGCACTGTACTAG
- the LOC136482584 gene encoding MADS-box transcription factor PHERES 2-like codes for MARKKVNLQWISNNATRRATYKRRSQGLEKKASELTTLCGIKLCVVMYGQGEAQPKVWPSDEEAKELLKKFNSTLDVSSLKKTKNQEEFLHSRSLKLHEQVSKLDLENRERETLDLLHDIMYGGRPGLVGTDKDELLRLRDTVEMKMRKIKARLQQLVVGERVLPQPLSQVMLPASSSLQTQASCYTYNEIQSMAVLEEHRPLQQNWRLANLAPNYSSFAGCSSEPSSSGCEMMHPYNLGACSGLPSAQ; via the coding sequence ATGGCACGCAAGAAGGTGAATCTCCAGTGGATCTCCAACAATGCTACTCGGCGTGCGACGTATAAGAGACGCTCCCAGGGCCTGGAGAAAAAGGCTAGTGAGCTCACCACACTTTGTGGCATCAAGTTGTGTGTAGTGATGTATGGCCAGGGCGAGGCTCAGCCAAAGGTGTGGCCCTCTGATGAAGAGGCCAAGGAACTCCTCAAGAAATTCAACAGCACGCTAGATGTCAGTAGCCTCAAGAAGACAAAGAACCAAGAGGAGTTCCTCCACAGTCGCTCCTTGAAGCTCCACGAGCAGGTAAGCAAGTTGGACCTTGAAAATCGCGAGCGTGAGACCTTGGACCTCCTCCATGATATCATGTATGGAGGACGCCCGGGCCTTGTTGGCACTGACAAAGACGAGCTCCTTAGACTTAGGGATACGgtggagatgaagatgagaaaaaTCAAAGCACGGCTCCAGCAGCTTGTGGTCGGGGAGCGAGTCCTCCCACAGCCATTGTCGCAGGTGATGCTGCCAGCATCATCTTCGTTGCAGACACAAGCTTCTTGCTACACCTACAATGAGATACAAAGCATGGCAGTACTAGAGGAACACCGTCCCTTGCAGCAGAACTGGAGACTTGCCAACCTAGCCCCAAACTACAGTTCCTTCGCAGGTTGTAGCAGTGAGCCTAGTAGCAGTGGGTGTGAAATGATGCACCCTTACAATCTGGGTGCCTGTTCAGGGCTCCCATCGGCACAGTAG